The Mercurialis annua linkage group LG2, ddMerAnnu1.2, whole genome shotgun sequence genome contains a region encoding:
- the LOC126669724 gene encoding transcription termination factor MTERF9, chloroplastic isoform X2 encodes MAVSILYPFIHTHSPLPQLNNYSNLTKFEAILIDNVPLRRRRNLVVSLSTHSNAKILKSNKKSRFGQPLTPYAEDDDDEDDDEDDDEDDEEEDDWFSDDEFAEPVEFEVDGKKRKPQKKINEKQGGQRQSDARIGRNTQEKIIVGNFYSNKKKTKEADSIHINQKETLISNEATKNRYEKLSEEIDLDKKWLPLLDYLSTFGLKESDFIQMYERHMPSLQINVISARERLEYLLSVGVKHRDVRRILLRQPQILEYTVEKNLKSHVAFLSGLGIPNSRIGQIVAGTPSLFSYSVENSLKPTVRYLVEEVGINEKVIGKVVQLSPQILVQRIDITWNTRFMFLSKELGASKDSVVKMVTKHPQLLHYSIDDGFLPRINFLRSIGMRNSEILKVLTSLSQVLSLSVEDNLKPKYMYLVNELRNEVQSLTKYPTYLSLSLDQRIRPRHRFLVSLKKAPKGPFPLSSFVPTDESFCQQWAGTSVDKYLAFRQQLLLTKFAKKYER; translated from the exons ATGGCAGTTTCAATTCTTTATCCATTCATTCATACTCATTCTCCTCTACCACAGCTCAACAACTACTCTAATCTCACCAAATTTGAAGCAATTTTGATCGATAATGTACCCTTAAGAAGGAGGAGGAACTTGGTGGTGTCGTTATCCACTCACTCTAATGCTAAGATTCTCAAGTCCAATAAAAAGTCTCGCTTCGGTCAACCCTTGACTCCCTACGCTGAGGATGATGATGACGAAGACGACGACGAAGACGACGACGAAGATGATGAGGAGGAGGATGATTGGTTCTCGGAT GATGAGTTTGCAGAACCTGTAGAATTTGAAGTTGATGGAAAAAAACGTAAGCCGCAAAAGAAAATCAATGAAAAACAAG GCGGCCAGAGACAGTCGGATGCGAGAATTGGCAGGAATACTCAGGAGAAGATAATTGTCGGAAACTTTTATagtaataaaaagaaaacaaaggaGGCTGATTCTATTCATATCAATCAGAAAGAGACG CTAATCTCCAATGAAGCTACCAAGAACAGATATGAAAAGCTGTCTGAAGAAATAGATTTAGATAAGAAATGGCTCCCACTTCTCGATTATCTATCTACCTTTGGGCTAAAGGAATCGGACTTTATTCAAATGTACGAGAGGCATATGCCATCACTTCAAATAAATGTAATTTCTGCACGAGAGAGGTTGGAGTACCTGCTTAGTGTTGGTGTCAAACACAGAGATGTTAGAAGAATACTTCTGAGGCAGCCACAAATTCTAGAATATACAGTGGAGAAAAATTTGAAGTCTCATGTTGCTTTCTTAAGTGGTTTAGGTATTCCAAATTCCAGAATAGGGCAGATAGTTGCGGGTACCCCTTCGCTGTTTTCTTACAGTGTCGAAAATTCATTGAAACCTACAGTTAGATATTTGGTTGAGGAGGTCGGCATCAATGAAAAAGTTATAGGTAAAGTTGTGCAGCTGAGCCCTCAAATCCTTGTTCAGCGGATCGATATAACATGGAACACTCGCTTTATGTTTCTCTCAAAGGAGTTGGGAGCATCTAAAGATAGTGTTGTAAAGATGGTAACTAAACATCCCCAGCTTCTCCATTATAGCATAGATGATGGATTTTTGCCAAGGATCAATTTTCTGAGGAGTATTGGAATGCGTAATTCTGAGATCTTGAAAGTATTGACAAGTCTTTCACAG GTATTATCTCTGTCTGTGGAGGATAATCTGAAGCCAAAGTATATGTATTTGGTTAATGAACTCCGTAATGAGGTTCAGTCCTTGACTAAGTATCCTACATACTTGAGCTTGTCTTTGGACCAGAGAATTCGTCCTCGCCATCGATTCTTGGTTTCCTTGAAGAAAGCTCCAAAGGGACCATTCCCTTTGAGTTCATTTGTCCCAACAGATGAAAGCTTTTGTCAGCAATGGGCTGGAACTAGTGTAGATAAATATTTGGCATTTCGGCAACAATTACTACTGACAAAGTTTGCAAAGAAATATGAAAGATAA
- the LOC126669096 gene encoding zinc finger CCCH domain-containing protein 18-like isoform X2: MDVSEHTRIVFNKIKKIEPENVTKIIGYLLLQDGSDQEMVNLAMSPDVVIQEVIYKAKSELNQFALKTASAPLSPSLNSHSPSAVSEFSSRFRSFSPVSSRSFVSSPNFRVPPAYWESQVASKHGSDFAAMSYQEAMAEVQNQAQFLSLEDQMESVNSGNAGFPNDYFYSDAALASLSARAGRRFSSLNENPMRICHYYSKGYCKHGSNCRYSHGLVSDSFSRTFDATTNDDQFFSPGSLEKLELEIIELLKSRKGYPVSIASLPMIYYEKYGKVLQADGYLTESQRHGKAGYSLTKLLARLKNSIRLIDRPHGQHAVILAEDVPKYMEHRGDRNDPGPIVSGSRQIYLTFPAESTFTEDDVSNYFNSFGPVEDVRIPCQQKRMFGFVTFESSDTVKMILAKGNPHFVCGARVLVKPYREKSKLMDRKYQERIESPMYFSSHYVDMDAELHSMPRGYETSRLLRKQLLEEQQAFELEQRQRIAELRIRKPVSHHSYFGYSMDGLKLSEDNNNFPNLLDFLDNGLANDDKMRHIETNYSDQDSQGLNLPESPFASAVASTVI, from the exons ATGGATGTTTCAGAGCATACACGAATTGTATTcaacaaaatcaagaaaattgAACCTGAAAATGTTACAAAGATAATCGGGTATCTTTTATTACAAGATGGGAGTGATCAAGAAATGGTTAATCTTGCTATGAGTCCTGATGTGGTGATTCAAGAAGTGATTTATAAGGCTAAATCAGAATTGAATCAATTTGCCCTTAAAACCGCTTCCGCTCCGCTCTCACCGTCGTTGAATTCGCATTCGCCATCTGCGGTTTCCGAGTTTTCGTCACGGTTCAGATCATTCTCACCTGTTTCGTCTAGGTCTTTTGTGTCGTCACCAAACTTTCGGGTTCCGCCCGCCTATTGGGAATCTCAGGTCGCGTCTAAACATGGTTCGGATTTTGCGGCAATGAGTTATCAAGAGGCTATGGCTGAAGTACAAAATCAAGCTCAATTCTTGAGTTTGGAGGATCAAATGGAATCTGTCAATTCGGGAAATGCAGGTTTTCCGAATGATTATTTTTACTCGGATGCTGCATTGGCTAGTTTAAGCGCACGGGCAGGTCGTCGGTTTTCGAGCCTAAATGAGAATCCTATGAGGATTTGTCACTATTACAGCAAGGGTTACTGTAAGCATGGAAGTAATTGTAGATACTCTCATGGACTAGTTTCAGATAGCTTTTCTCGAACATTCGATGCTACCACGAACGATGATCAATTTTTTTCACCGGGATCGCTCGAGAAGTTGGAGTTGGAAATCATAGAGCTCTTGAAATCGAGAAAAGGATATCCAGTTTCAATTGCTTCTCTTCCTATGATATACTATGAGAAGTACGGAAAAGTTCTTCAAGCCGACGGATACCTCACGGAGAGTCAGAGACACGGGAAAGCTGGTTATAGTCTAACTAAGCTTCTTGCTAGATTGAAAAATAGCATTCGGTTGATCGACAG GCCTCATGGTCAGCATGCAGTAATTTTGGCAGAAGATGTCCCAAAATACATGGAGCATCGCGGTGATAGAAATGACCCCGGTCCAATTGTTAGTGGATCACGACAGATATATCTAACGTTTCCAGCAGAGAGCACCTTTACAGAAGATGATGTTTCTAATTACTTCAA CTCTTTCGGACCAGTTGAGGATGTGCGAATTCCTTGTCAACAGAAAcggatgtttggttttgttacctTCGAAAGTTCAGATACGGTGAAGATGATTTTGGCGAAAGGAAATCCTCATTTCGTTTGTGGTGCTCGGGTACTAGTGAAACCTTATAGAGAAAAATCAAAGCTTATGGATAG GAAGTACCAGGAGAGAATCGAGTCTCCAATGTACTTCTCCTCTCACTATGTAGATATGGATGCTGAGCTTCATTCAA TGCCAAGAGGATATGAGACTTCAAGGTTACTGAGGAAGCAACTACTGGAAGAGCAGCAAGCTTTTGAACTCGAGCAAAGGCAGCGCATTGCAGAGCTGCGAATTCGGAAACCTGTGTCTCACCATTCCTATTTCGGCTACTCCATGGATGGTTTAAAACTATCCGAAG ATAATAACAATTTTCCGAATCTGCTCGATTTCCTCGACAATGGCTTAGCAAATGATGATAAAATGAGGCACATAGAGACAAATTATTCTGATCAAGACAG CCAAGGGCTAAACTTACCGGAGAGCCCATTCGCATCTGCAGTAGCTAGTACCGTCATATAG
- the LOC126669096 gene encoding zinc finger CCCH domain-containing protein 18-like isoform X1 → MDVSEHTRIVFNKIKKIEPENVTKIIGYLLLQDGSDQEMVNLAMSPDVVIQEVIYKAKSELNQFALKTASAPLSPSLNSHSPSAVSEFSSRFRSFSPVSSRSFVSSPNFRVPPAYWESQVASKHGSDFAAMSYQEAMAEVQNQAQFLSLEDQMESVNSGNAGFPNDYFYSDAALASLSARAGRRFSSLNENPMRICHYYSKGYCKHGSNCRYSHGLVSDSFSRTFDATTNDDQFFSPGSLEKLELEIIELLKSRKGYPVSIASLPMIYYEKYGKVLQADGYLTESQRHGKAGYSLTKLLARLKNSIRLIDSRPHGQHAVILAEDVPKYMEHRGDRNDPGPIVSGSRQIYLTFPAESTFTEDDVSNYFNSFGPVEDVRIPCQQKRMFGFVTFESSDTVKMILAKGNPHFVCGARVLVKPYREKSKLMDRKYQERIESPMYFSSHYVDMDAELHSMPRGYETSRLLRKQLLEEQQAFELEQRQRIAELRIRKPVSHHSYFGYSMDGLKLSEDNNNFPNLLDFLDNGLANDDKMRHIETNYSDQDSQGLNLPESPFASAVASTVI, encoded by the exons ATGGATGTTTCAGAGCATACACGAATTGTATTcaacaaaatcaagaaaattgAACCTGAAAATGTTACAAAGATAATCGGGTATCTTTTATTACAAGATGGGAGTGATCAAGAAATGGTTAATCTTGCTATGAGTCCTGATGTGGTGATTCAAGAAGTGATTTATAAGGCTAAATCAGAATTGAATCAATTTGCCCTTAAAACCGCTTCCGCTCCGCTCTCACCGTCGTTGAATTCGCATTCGCCATCTGCGGTTTCCGAGTTTTCGTCACGGTTCAGATCATTCTCACCTGTTTCGTCTAGGTCTTTTGTGTCGTCACCAAACTTTCGGGTTCCGCCCGCCTATTGGGAATCTCAGGTCGCGTCTAAACATGGTTCGGATTTTGCGGCAATGAGTTATCAAGAGGCTATGGCTGAAGTACAAAATCAAGCTCAATTCTTGAGTTTGGAGGATCAAATGGAATCTGTCAATTCGGGAAATGCAGGTTTTCCGAATGATTATTTTTACTCGGATGCTGCATTGGCTAGTTTAAGCGCACGGGCAGGTCGTCGGTTTTCGAGCCTAAATGAGAATCCTATGAGGATTTGTCACTATTACAGCAAGGGTTACTGTAAGCATGGAAGTAATTGTAGATACTCTCATGGACTAGTTTCAGATAGCTTTTCTCGAACATTCGATGCTACCACGAACGATGATCAATTTTTTTCACCGGGATCGCTCGAGAAGTTGGAGTTGGAAATCATAGAGCTCTTGAAATCGAGAAAAGGATATCCAGTTTCAATTGCTTCTCTTCCTATGATATACTATGAGAAGTACGGAAAAGTTCTTCAAGCCGACGGATACCTCACGGAGAGTCAGAGACACGGGAAAGCTGGTTATAGTCTAACTAAGCTTCTTGCTAGATTGAAAAATAGCATTCGGTTGATCGACAG CAGGCCTCATGGTCAGCATGCAGTAATTTTGGCAGAAGATGTCCCAAAATACATGGAGCATCGCGGTGATAGAAATGACCCCGGTCCAATTGTTAGTGGATCACGACAGATATATCTAACGTTTCCAGCAGAGAGCACCTTTACAGAAGATGATGTTTCTAATTACTTCAA CTCTTTCGGACCAGTTGAGGATGTGCGAATTCCTTGTCAACAGAAAcggatgtttggttttgttacctTCGAAAGTTCAGATACGGTGAAGATGATTTTGGCGAAAGGAAATCCTCATTTCGTTTGTGGTGCTCGGGTACTAGTGAAACCTTATAGAGAAAAATCAAAGCTTATGGATAG GAAGTACCAGGAGAGAATCGAGTCTCCAATGTACTTCTCCTCTCACTATGTAGATATGGATGCTGAGCTTCATTCAA TGCCAAGAGGATATGAGACTTCAAGGTTACTGAGGAAGCAACTACTGGAAGAGCAGCAAGCTTTTGAACTCGAGCAAAGGCAGCGCATTGCAGAGCTGCGAATTCGGAAACCTGTGTCTCACCATTCCTATTTCGGCTACTCCATGGATGGTTTAAAACTATCCGAAG ATAATAACAATTTTCCGAATCTGCTCGATTTCCTCGACAATGGCTTAGCAAATGATGATAAAATGAGGCACATAGAGACAAATTATTCTGATCAAGACAG CCAAGGGCTAAACTTACCGGAGAGCCCATTCGCATCTGCAGTAGCTAGTACCGTCATATAG
- the LOC126669724 gene encoding transcription termination factor MTERF9, chloroplastic isoform X1, producing the protein MAVSILYPFIHTHSPLPQLNNYSNLTKFEAILIDNVPLRRRRNLVVSLSTHSNAKILKSNKKSRFGQPLTPYAEDDDDEDDDEDDDEDDEEEDDWFSDDEFAEPVEFEVDGKKRKPQKKINEKQVVLAGGQRQSDARIGRNTQEKIIVGNFYSNKKKTKEADSIHINQKETLISNEATKNRYEKLSEEIDLDKKWLPLLDYLSTFGLKESDFIQMYERHMPSLQINVISARERLEYLLSVGVKHRDVRRILLRQPQILEYTVEKNLKSHVAFLSGLGIPNSRIGQIVAGTPSLFSYSVENSLKPTVRYLVEEVGINEKVIGKVVQLSPQILVQRIDITWNTRFMFLSKELGASKDSVVKMVTKHPQLLHYSIDDGFLPRINFLRSIGMRNSEILKVLTSLSQVLSLSVEDNLKPKYMYLVNELRNEVQSLTKYPTYLSLSLDQRIRPRHRFLVSLKKAPKGPFPLSSFVPTDESFCQQWAGTSVDKYLAFRQQLLLTKFAKKYER; encoded by the exons ATGGCAGTTTCAATTCTTTATCCATTCATTCATACTCATTCTCCTCTACCACAGCTCAACAACTACTCTAATCTCACCAAATTTGAAGCAATTTTGATCGATAATGTACCCTTAAGAAGGAGGAGGAACTTGGTGGTGTCGTTATCCACTCACTCTAATGCTAAGATTCTCAAGTCCAATAAAAAGTCTCGCTTCGGTCAACCCTTGACTCCCTACGCTGAGGATGATGATGACGAAGACGACGACGAAGACGACGACGAAGATGATGAGGAGGAGGATGATTGGTTCTCGGAT GATGAGTTTGCAGAACCTGTAGAATTTGAAGTTGATGGAAAAAAACGTAAGCCGCAAAAGAAAATCAATGAAAAACAAG TTGTGCTTGCAGGCGGCCAGAGACAGTCGGATGCGAGAATTGGCAGGAATACTCAGGAGAAGATAATTGTCGGAAACTTTTATagtaataaaaagaaaacaaaggaGGCTGATTCTATTCATATCAATCAGAAAGAGACG CTAATCTCCAATGAAGCTACCAAGAACAGATATGAAAAGCTGTCTGAAGAAATAGATTTAGATAAGAAATGGCTCCCACTTCTCGATTATCTATCTACCTTTGGGCTAAAGGAATCGGACTTTATTCAAATGTACGAGAGGCATATGCCATCACTTCAAATAAATGTAATTTCTGCACGAGAGAGGTTGGAGTACCTGCTTAGTGTTGGTGTCAAACACAGAGATGTTAGAAGAATACTTCTGAGGCAGCCACAAATTCTAGAATATACAGTGGAGAAAAATTTGAAGTCTCATGTTGCTTTCTTAAGTGGTTTAGGTATTCCAAATTCCAGAATAGGGCAGATAGTTGCGGGTACCCCTTCGCTGTTTTCTTACAGTGTCGAAAATTCATTGAAACCTACAGTTAGATATTTGGTTGAGGAGGTCGGCATCAATGAAAAAGTTATAGGTAAAGTTGTGCAGCTGAGCCCTCAAATCCTTGTTCAGCGGATCGATATAACATGGAACACTCGCTTTATGTTTCTCTCAAAGGAGTTGGGAGCATCTAAAGATAGTGTTGTAAAGATGGTAACTAAACATCCCCAGCTTCTCCATTATAGCATAGATGATGGATTTTTGCCAAGGATCAATTTTCTGAGGAGTATTGGAATGCGTAATTCTGAGATCTTGAAAGTATTGACAAGTCTTTCACAG GTATTATCTCTGTCTGTGGAGGATAATCTGAAGCCAAAGTATATGTATTTGGTTAATGAACTCCGTAATGAGGTTCAGTCCTTGACTAAGTATCCTACATACTTGAGCTTGTCTTTGGACCAGAGAATTCGTCCTCGCCATCGATTCTTGGTTTCCTTGAAGAAAGCTCCAAAGGGACCATTCCCTTTGAGTTCATTTGTCCCAACAGATGAAAGCTTTTGTCAGCAATGGGCTGGAACTAGTGTAGATAAATATTTGGCATTTCGGCAACAATTACTACTGACAAAGTTTGCAAAGAAATATGAAAGATAA